A region from the Leptospira venezuelensis genome encodes:
- a CDS encoding holo-ACP synthase, with protein sequence MKLESQTLPNFESVTNPYASVGVDLTFIPEFKESLQDKATFFFKITFTDWEWKKGQTKPENQRASFFAGRYAAKEALIKALDGYRLFQKPDLNVNYSEIEIRNDDYGRPYFRFYGNFETYLNNLKPNSIRLSISHTGDYAFSEVLLIF encoded by the coding sequence ATGAAATTAGAATCACAAACTCTTCCAAATTTCGAATCTGTCACAAATCCTTATGCTTCCGTAGGAGTGGATCTTACTTTCATTCCGGAGTTCAAGGAAAGTCTGCAGGATAAGGCAACCTTCTTTTTTAAAATCACTTTTACGGATTGGGAATGGAAGAAGGGACAAACAAAACCTGAAAATCAAAGAGCGAGTTTTTTCGCGGGAAGATATGCCGCAAAAGAAGCGCTCATAAAGGCATTGGATGGATATCGTTTATTCCAAAAACCTGATCTAAACGTAAACTATTCAGAGATAGAAATACGTAACGACGATTATGGCCGCCCTTATTTTCGTTTTTACGGAAATTTTGAAACATATCTAAACAACTTAAAGCCAAACTCAATTAGACTGAGCATCAGCCATACGGGGGATTATGCATTTTCCGAAGTCCTCCTGATATTTTAG
- a CDS encoding type I polyketide synthase, with the protein MKTNYSSGALSSEQVSPIFKNLSAQSAKTFITFGGQGIDPIPELRSFYEEGHSNSEFWQTVFSSIEEECKAINKDRLIGALPLGFHLKDWLDQPELTPDHSILKNCSYSIPLIFLAQASALYRVVQDESNWETLFNETSGVFGHSQGVYAGFLLSSSPDKTTFLKNLSLILRNLISLGIRVQEEFPILELDVIAKRLLKPDEIASPMAAIKSESDKLLTEELDKFNINRSSEDTVYLGLKNGPKARVVCGSPESLLEFRSFLSNNNFPNLESWVFLKISAPFHSPLLRRVPILLEEDVKRIGFNPKQSDLKIPLYDTRDGRDLRTESDLALAFSRMAVAELLDWEICLGSLEREEGKILLISFGPGVDAEKLCSPILKGKSYLVRNLSKSESYRSFTKEINLEFPKAWKEFQPETVELPNGKVFLKNSYSVWTGRSPVFGGGMTPSTVEPAIVIAAAKGGHLIEWAGGGQVTEELFRKRMDVFRKELPPGVGIVINLLYLDAYLWNLQVPLVKKLKSEGAPIEGVTISAGIPETEEAVRILKDFEAHGIWLNSFKPGTQKQIRQVISIAKQVSDSKILMQIEGGAAGGHHSWEDLEELVRSTYGEIRDCKNIVLAVGGGIAEPQDSKSWLFGTWAGKNAMPVDAVFLGTRLMAAKECATSEKIKQALVDISGSENWKTTQEGKNAGGVISGRSGLGADIYYAENTWTKLSSLAEELTKGKETEEAKKAVLSKRKELISLINSTAKPFFGDLEKMSYTQILSRYLELVCPGQRLISPEENWPDHPFIDKSFRNRFIELVQRFEARISEPSHQKSILENIDHNFEPNVFLKEWNSRYKNADTILILPEDIIFFFDVCKRPGKPVNFIPVIDEDLVKWIRSDSLWYSHCVDIEPDSCAWIPGPKAIKGIHKANEPVSSIFQNFLQVSLENSKPKKIYWEDLFDSNFQTKNALNFFSEEQISSNSINIFENIDISPNDWLLSLAELGKGFLTAVLRSSKIGNNSSDLKLFFEPRIGRKFIWETSSSEELLLIQVLEENKLKVELKLSEKDSAELKLFFYDPKDGNAIPFQRKFSAGKILGAFIEEDLSFREQSGLDLYLKTWGMDQKILLNSTKNISEELESEIIIDKESILNFRKAIGELRRTDLKSDPNPPLGMSTAFAWKVLLSPLFTLENKNLFRLLHFSQNFQWEKEANELVPGDKLKSKARLAKVRKLGSSQEIQILGEISKDGKKVCSFQTGFLIKDVNSKFQEFDSLPFEKTVLIKSEAESNLLNSIPWIYKKEDQGTNSVGFKLKFTSTNRLVLSLETNQELHAIEGKIEKVSGSHSEEWGKFKLEEKTAVGTQTSFDRFFSNLTEADSEIPLTKSYKIISETFHAPSDMSEYSAASGDTNPIHTDIDFAKFAGWKDRIVHGLWTSSRIIKQIVMDVCQGDPSRLTSFEETFEAPVYLGEELLLEAIHTSQKKGSQILSVSLENRNGERKLSAKAIISPKRTGYVFTGQGSQSQGMGMKLRDEFPEAKNVWQRAENTTRDELGFSLLKIVQENPTSLKVGKKVWNHPKGVLHLTQFTQVALVTKSMADWEILKERGFLDSEAPFAGHSLGEFSALSARGFLGLENVIRIVYGRGLTMQSLVPRDKEGRSPFGMSVVLGNRHVGLDEDTILKVVNQIKEETGLPLEVVNLNIRDKQYSVTGDLKALTEMENRFKEIVRGKKTTIRLEGIDVPFHSRVLVNGVAEFRKTLEANVPQISGFEELDGKYIPNLVAKPFSIDKEFIKYVWETSGSPVLEKVLKENQKLSNKDLRRILLIELLAYQFAMPVQWIKTQDQFFQDLKVRRLIDLGARGDLAGMARQTLRDVSDPSSFEILHIEENRNIVFSELEDCESAEFSKLREVSEPIVVETSIEKTVIRTAPTQIQEIVQESQQFGGEETSVNLTKKDALFVLLSLKAGIRPEEISEDENIDTLFGGNSSKRNQVMADLGAEFKTTSLDGAHEKSLKDLVKSLEEQSAYTQPGPYLRTAFEETLKKFFPPDFGRTEVFKHLKEERGLSASGIFAVSIFLPVYVREGDSLRKGALSSIALGSRIGNSKDASKWLDKAVDLFAQSKGIRIGKLSANNAGSTGGAKVDAAALEELERKYFGTEGIFGKAIKNFQSKLLGEDPFAELLIKDLTTLQEARQKSQIESAPSSLFEEKKIVRFSNSEQWAKKKLLQGLTKLRVGNESSFSRDAEKYLSNHASPLLSQVLKYWDQILEKDQLQFPEERKSIDSKREYLRSLSSKWDQNRKPIFQAANSVLRPKLEISEEGNLNFKEVEYSTELEDFFRNKILIGTSKDQGSSWNNDLKETESILSSISCSSKEGISFSGLKVLVTGGGPNSIALETVFVLLSGGADIILTTTSYSSEKVKFYKRIFQKYGAKGSSLTLVPFSQGSFEDIRSLSEWLVQKDWEPDVLLPFGAVGEENTGSQLDDSSLTSLRVMLLGVEKLIGTLGRVKNTPTETSPLHVILPLSPNHGIFGRDGMYAETKLGLETLFRKKFSEEDDWGKHTRIHGCVIGWVRGTGLMEANDLVAEGLEKNSGVLTFSRREMGLLLGNLIHNCVFHSTEQITKANFTGGLDSQTDLGKTLGKIRANILSEAKIKKETFALKNTILLEKREIIPREYLPKEVYKYPSIPSQAKLDEIGHLKELDLTQTICVVGFAELGPAGSSMTRWELEKSGTLSLEAALELAWMMGFIKYQAADKGRSWTDSETGEAVAEWEIKSKYEERILANAGIRIIDKESAGFDPSTLFSFVDVVLEEDFFIPVSNSKEAEEFKNAEPEATEIYHDSEKDKWFVRRKKGSTIKARKASDFNRKVAGLIPKGWDPAKYGLTKDITAQVDPITVYNLYCTCEAFLRSGMEPMELYRFLHPGLVGSTVGSGMGGMGKLKRMFHDFLLGKERQHDALQESLINVTTAWALTSYVGGYGPVQTPVAACATAGISLEMAASLIKEGKAGFMLAGAFDDFAMESLVGFGDMQATASSVEMLEQGIDPKGMCRPNDIRRGGFVEAQGGGVVLLARADLALEAGLPVYGILAYAGSKTDGIQASIPAPGLGLLSLGAESEKEKSPLRKVLSTFGLTADDIGVAYKHDTSTKANDKNENKLLYNLLSKLGRTPGNLLPVVSQKSLTGHSKGGAAAWQTIGILQTLEEGIITGNRNLEEVDPDMNDYEFITFTDESIPFGKHNIKAGMLTTLGFGHVGALCLFVHSDYFLAALTPVQRETYLKLRRKREITNRNRYHEVRMGIGKPLYERHTKSYFQEEEISILLNANYRSKQEEKK; encoded by the coding sequence ATGAAAACAAATTATTCAAGCGGAGCTTTGTCGTCTGAACAAGTATCACCTATCTTTAAAAATCTTTCCGCCCAATCAGCTAAAACATTTATAACCTTCGGTGGACAAGGAATAGATCCTATCCCTGAGTTACGTTCTTTCTATGAAGAAGGCCATTCGAATTCTGAATTCTGGCAAACAGTCTTTTCTTCTATTGAAGAAGAATGTAAGGCAATCAATAAAGACAGACTTATAGGAGCATTACCTTTAGGTTTTCATTTAAAGGATTGGCTGGATCAACCTGAACTGACTCCGGATCATTCTATCCTAAAGAATTGTTCTTATAGCATTCCTCTTATCTTTTTAGCCCAAGCTTCTGCTTTATACAGAGTGGTCCAAGATGAATCTAACTGGGAGACTTTGTTTAACGAAACTTCAGGTGTATTTGGCCATTCGCAAGGAGTGTATGCAGGATTCTTATTATCTTCTTCTCCCGATAAAACCACATTTTTGAAAAATTTGTCTCTAATACTCAGGAATCTTATTAGTTTAGGAATCCGAGTCCAAGAAGAATTTCCAATTTTAGAATTGGACGTTATAGCTAAAAGGCTTTTAAAACCCGATGAGATTGCCTCGCCAATGGCCGCCATTAAATCGGAAAGCGACAAATTGTTAACAGAGGAATTAGATAAATTTAATATAAATAGAAGTTCCGAAGATACTGTATATTTAGGATTGAAGAATGGACCAAAGGCAAGAGTAGTATGCGGATCTCCTGAGTCATTATTAGAGTTCAGAAGTTTCCTTTCAAATAATAACTTCCCCAATTTGGAATCTTGGGTATTTCTCAAAATTTCCGCTCCTTTTCATAGCCCACTATTAAGAAGAGTTCCTATACTTTTAGAAGAAGATGTCAAAAGAATTGGATTTAATCCAAAACAATCTGATCTAAAAATTCCGTTATACGATACTAGAGACGGAAGAGATCTGAGAACCGAATCTGATCTTGCACTTGCATTTTCCAGAATGGCAGTTGCGGAACTTCTGGATTGGGAAATCTGTTTAGGAAGTTTAGAAAGAGAAGAAGGTAAAATTTTACTAATCTCTTTCGGGCCAGGAGTTGACGCTGAAAAATTGTGCTCTCCTATCCTCAAAGGAAAATCCTACCTAGTTCGCAACTTAAGCAAATCCGAATCTTATAGATCCTTTACCAAAGAAATTAATTTAGAATTTCCTAAAGCATGGAAGGAATTCCAGCCAGAAACAGTAGAGCTACCAAATGGAAAGGTTTTCTTAAAAAACAGTTATTCGGTGTGGACAGGAAGATCTCCCGTCTTTGGGGGAGGTATGACTCCTTCTACTGTTGAACCGGCAATAGTAATCGCCGCCGCAAAAGGAGGACACCTGATCGAGTGGGCAGGCGGTGGGCAAGTAACAGAAGAGCTGTTTCGAAAAAGAATGGATGTCTTTCGAAAAGAATTACCTCCAGGTGTTGGAATAGTCATTAACCTTCTATACTTAGATGCTTATTTATGGAATCTTCAAGTTCCCTTAGTAAAGAAACTAAAGAGTGAAGGCGCCCCTATCGAAGGAGTTACTATTTCCGCTGGTATTCCTGAAACGGAAGAAGCAGTTAGAATATTAAAAGATTTTGAAGCTCACGGGATCTGGTTGAACTCATTCAAGCCTGGAACTCAAAAACAAATCCGACAAGTAATCTCTATCGCAAAACAAGTATCTGATTCAAAAATCCTAATGCAGATAGAAGGTGGAGCCGCAGGAGGACACCATAGCTGGGAAGATCTAGAAGAATTAGTGCGCTCTACTTATGGCGAGATCAGAGATTGTAAGAATATTGTCTTAGCAGTGGGCGGAGGAATTGCAGAACCTCAAGATTCTAAGTCTTGGCTATTCGGCACTTGGGCAGGAAAAAATGCTATGCCGGTTGACGCAGTATTCTTAGGGACCAGATTAATGGCCGCCAAGGAATGTGCTACATCAGAAAAAATTAAACAAGCTCTTGTTGATATCTCAGGCTCTGAAAATTGGAAGACCACTCAAGAAGGCAAAAACGCTGGTGGGGTAATCTCAGGAAGATCTGGACTCGGCGCTGATATTTATTATGCAGAAAACACTTGGACTAAACTTTCTTCACTCGCAGAAGAACTTACAAAAGGAAAAGAAACAGAGGAAGCCAAAAAAGCAGTTCTCTCTAAAAGGAAAGAACTAATCTCTCTTATCAATTCAACTGCAAAACCTTTCTTCGGAGATCTAGAAAAGATGAGTTATACTCAAATTCTTTCTAGATATTTAGAGTTGGTCTGCCCTGGACAGAGATTGATTTCTCCAGAAGAGAATTGGCCAGATCATCCTTTCATAGATAAAAGTTTCAGAAACAGATTTATAGAATTAGTGCAAAGATTCGAAGCTCGGATTTCAGAACCTTCACATCAAAAATCTATATTGGAAAATATAGATCATAACTTTGAGCCGAATGTTTTTCTAAAAGAATGGAATAGTAGATATAAGAATGCGGATACAATTCTTATCTTACCAGAAGATATAATCTTCTTCTTTGATGTTTGTAAAAGACCAGGTAAACCTGTAAATTTTATCCCCGTAATCGATGAGGATTTAGTAAAATGGATTCGCTCAGATTCACTTTGGTATTCTCATTGTGTTGATATTGAGCCGGATTCTTGCGCCTGGATCCCCGGTCCAAAAGCAATCAAAGGAATTCATAAGGCAAACGAACCAGTTTCTTCTATCTTCCAAAACTTTTTGCAAGTAAGTTTAGAAAATTCTAAGCCCAAAAAGATCTATTGGGAAGATCTGTTTGATTCAAATTTTCAAACGAAGAATGCTCTAAATTTTTTCTCGGAAGAACAAATCAGCAGTAATTCGATTAATATATTCGAAAATATTGATATATCACCAAACGATTGGCTATTAAGCTTAGCTGAATTAGGCAAAGGATTTCTGACTGCAGTTTTAAGATCCTCCAAAATCGGGAACAATTCATCAGACCTGAAATTATTCTTTGAACCAAGGATAGGTAGAAAATTTATTTGGGAAACCAGCAGCTCGGAAGAATTGTTACTGATCCAAGTTTTGGAAGAAAATAAACTAAAAGTAGAATTAAAACTTTCAGAAAAAGATTCTGCAGAACTCAAACTATTCTTCTATGATCCTAAGGATGGAAACGCTATCCCGTTCCAGAGAAAATTTAGCGCTGGAAAAATCTTAGGAGCATTTATTGAAGAAGACCTTTCCTTTAGAGAACAATCTGGTTTAGATCTATATTTAAAAACATGGGGAATGGATCAAAAAATTCTTCTGAATTCTACCAAGAATATTTCAGAAGAATTAGAATCGGAGATCATAATCGATAAGGAATCTATTCTAAATTTCAGAAAAGCAATCGGAGAATTAAGAAGAACAGATCTAAAATCCGATCCAAATCCCCCTTTAGGAATGAGTACCGCATTCGCCTGGAAGGTATTACTCTCCCCTTTATTTACATTAGAAAATAAGAATCTATTCAGACTTTTGCACTTCTCTCAAAATTTTCAATGGGAAAAGGAAGCAAATGAGTTAGTTCCAGGAGACAAACTAAAATCAAAAGCGAGACTTGCTAAAGTTAGAAAACTTGGCTCAAGCCAAGAAATTCAGATCTTGGGAGAAATTTCAAAAGACGGGAAGAAAGTCTGCTCTTTCCAAACTGGATTTTTAATCAAAGATGTTAATTCTAAATTCCAAGAATTCGATTCTTTACCTTTCGAAAAAACTGTATTAATCAAATCAGAAGCCGAATCTAATCTTCTAAATTCCATTCCTTGGATTTACAAAAAGGAAGATCAAGGAACGAACTCTGTCGGATTTAAATTAAAATTCACCTCAACAAATCGACTTGTTCTCTCTTTGGAAACAAATCAAGAACTTCATGCTATCGAAGGCAAGATCGAAAAAGTTTCGGGCTCTCATTCTGAAGAATGGGGAAAATTCAAATTAGAAGAGAAAACTGCTGTTGGAACTCAAACATCTTTTGATCGATTCTTCTCCAACCTGACAGAAGCAGATTCGGAAATCCCACTTACTAAGTCTTATAAGATCATATCAGAAACTTTTCATGCTCCTTCTGATATGAGCGAATATTCCGCGGCTTCTGGGGATACAAACCCGATCCATACTGATATTGATTTTGCAAAATTTGCTGGCTGGAAGGACAGGATTGTTCACGGACTTTGGACTTCCTCTAGAATAATTAAACAAATCGTAATGGATGTATGCCAAGGAGATCCTTCTAGACTAACCTCTTTCGAAGAAACTTTCGAAGCTCCGGTGTATTTAGGAGAAGAGCTACTATTAGAAGCAATCCACACTTCTCAAAAGAAAGGATCTCAGATCCTATCTGTTAGTTTAGAAAATAGAAATGGAGAGAGAAAATTAAGCGCTAAAGCGATCATCTCTCCGAAAAGAACAGGCTATGTATTTACAGGCCAAGGTTCTCAGTCCCAAGGAATGGGAATGAAACTTAGAGATGAATTTCCGGAAGCAAAAAATGTTTGGCAAAGAGCGGAGAACACTACAAGAGACGAGCTAGGCTTTTCTCTTTTAAAAATTGTACAAGAGAATCCCACTTCATTAAAAGTGGGAAAGAAAGTTTGGAATCATCCGAAAGGAGTTCTTCACCTCACCCAATTTACACAAGTTGCTTTGGTTACTAAGTCCATGGCCGATTGGGAAATCTTGAAAGAAAGAGGTTTCTTAGATTCCGAAGCTCCATTTGCAGGGCATTCTCTAGGTGAATTCTCTGCTCTTTCTGCCAGAGGATTTTTAGGATTAGAAAATGTCATCCGTATTGTGTATGGAAGAGGGCTTACTATGCAAAGCCTGGTCCCAAGAGACAAGGAAGGAAGAAGTCCCTTCGGAATGAGTGTTGTATTAGGAAATCGTCATGTTGGCTTAGATGAAGATACAATTCTTAAAGTTGTAAACCAAATAAAAGAAGAAACAGGTCTTCCTTTAGAAGTGGTCAACTTAAACATTCGAGACAAACAATATTCTGTGACCGGCGACCTTAAAGCTCTCACTGAAATGGAAAATCGTTTTAAAGAGATTGTAAGAGGTAAAAAAACCACAATCCGTCTAGAAGGAATAGATGTACCTTTTCATTCCAGAGTTTTAGTGAACGGAGTTGCAGAATTCAGAAAGACTCTAGAGGCGAATGTTCCTCAGATCTCCGGCTTCGAGGAATTAGATGGCAAGTATATTCCAAATCTGGTTGCAAAACCATTCTCGATTGATAAAGAATTTATAAAATACGTTTGGGAAACTTCAGGCAGTCCAGTCTTAGAAAAGGTTCTAAAAGAAAATCAAAAACTTTCTAACAAGGACCTCAGAAGAATTCTACTAATTGAATTACTTGCTTATCAATTTGCGATGCCTGTCCAATGGATCAAGACCCAGGACCAATTCTTTCAAGACCTAAAAGTTCGAAGATTGATCGATCTAGGAGCCAGAGGGGATCTTGCAGGCATGGCAAGGCAAACTCTGAGAGACGTTTCAGATCCTTCTTCCTTTGAAATTTTACATATAGAAGAAAATCGGAATATAGTATTTTCGGAATTAGAAGATTGCGAATCTGCAGAATTTTCCAAACTAAGAGAAGTCTCGGAACCCATTGTAGTAGAAACTTCAATCGAAAAAACAGTTATTAGAACTGCACCAACGCAAATCCAGGAAATCGTTCAAGAATCTCAACAATTCGGTGGAGAAGAAACATCTGTAAATCTCACCAAGAAAGATGCATTATTCGTATTACTTTCCTTGAAAGCGGGGATTCGACCTGAAGAAATTTCGGAAGATGAAAACATAGATACTCTTTTTGGAGGAAATTCATCTAAACGAAATCAAGTAATGGCAGACCTCGGTGCTGAGTTCAAAACCACAAGTTTAGATGGAGCTCACGAAAAGTCTTTAAAGGATTTAGTAAAATCTTTAGAAGAACAATCTGCTTACACACAACCGGGACCATATCTCAGAACTGCTTTCGAAGAAACTTTGAAGAAATTTTTTCCGCCTGATTTTGGTAGAACAGAAGTTTTCAAACATTTAAAAGAGGAAAGAGGTTTAAGCGCTTCCGGAATTTTTGCTGTCAGCATTTTTCTTCCTGTATACGTAAGAGAAGGAGATTCTTTACGTAAAGGAGCATTAAGCTCAATCGCATTAGGGTCTCGGATCGGAAATTCTAAAGATGCCTCCAAATGGTTAGATAAAGCAGTCGATCTATTTGCTCAATCTAAAGGAATACGGATCGGAAAACTTTCCGCAAATAATGCCGGATCAACTGGTGGAGCAAAAGTAGATGCGGCTGCCTTAGAAGAATTAGAACGAAAGTATTTTGGAACAGAAGGGATTTTCGGAAAGGCAATCAAAAACTTTCAATCCAAACTTTTAGGGGAAGATCCATTTGCAGAATTATTAATAAAGGACTTAACTACTCTCCAAGAAGCTAGGCAAAAAAGCCAAATAGAGTCTGCTCCTTCTTCTTTATTTGAAGAGAAGAAGATTGTTCGTTTTTCCAATTCGGAACAATGGGCTAAGAAAAAACTTCTTCAAGGTTTAACGAAACTTAGAGTCGGAAACGAAAGTAGTTTCAGTCGGGACGCAGAAAAGTATCTTTCAAATCATGCTAGTCCATTATTGTCTCAGGTTTTAAAATATTGGGACCAAATTCTGGAGAAAGACCAGCTCCAATTTCCAGAAGAAAGAAAAAGCATAGATTCCAAAAGAGAATATCTTAGATCGCTTTCTTCTAAATGGGACCAAAATAGAAAACCGATCTTCCAGGCGGCAAATTCAGTATTGCGTCCTAAATTAGAGATCTCGGAAGAGGGAAATTTAAACTTTAAAGAAGTTGAATATTCTACTGAATTAGAGGATTTCTTCCGAAACAAAATTTTAATCGGAACGAGTAAAGACCAAGGATCAAGCTGGAATAACGACTTAAAAGAAACTGAGTCTATTCTAAGTTCAATTTCATGCTCTTCTAAAGAAGGAATTTCTTTCTCCGGATTGAAAGTTTTAGTCACAGGTGGAGGCCCGAACTCAATCGCATTAGAGACAGTTTTTGTTCTGCTTTCTGGTGGGGCTGATATTATTCTAACAACAACTTCTTATTCTTCTGAAAAAGTTAAGTTCTATAAAAGGATATTTCAAAAATACGGAGCAAAAGGTTCTTCTCTTACATTAGTTCCTTTCTCTCAAGGATCATTCGAAGACATACGTTCCTTATCTGAATGGTTGGTCCAAAAAGATTGGGAACCGGATGTTTTACTTCCATTCGGCGCAGTAGGAGAAGAAAATACAGGATCACAATTAGATGATTCTTCTTTAACATCTTTGAGAGTCATGTTGCTTGGTGTGGAAAAGTTAATAGGCACTCTTGGAAGAGTAAAGAATACACCGACGGAAACTTCTCCGCTCCATGTAATTCTTCCGCTTTCGCCGAATCATGGTATCTTTGGAAGAGATGGAATGTATGCAGAAACTAAATTAGGTCTCGAGACTTTGTTCCGTAAAAAATTCTCCGAAGAAGATGATTGGGGAAAACATACAAGGATCCACGGCTGCGTAATCGGTTGGGTAAGAGGAACGGGCCTCATGGAAGCAAATGATCTTGTTGCGGAAGGTTTAGAAAAAAATTCAGGAGTGCTCACATTTTCCAGAAGAGAGATGGGACTTCTTTTAGGGAATCTAATCCACAATTGCGTATTCCATTCTACTGAACAGATCACTAAGGCGAATTTTACTGGCGGTTTGGACTCCCAAACTGATCTGGGAAAAACATTAGGAAAGATTCGTGCAAACATTCTTTCAGAAGCAAAAATCAAAAAGGAAACCTTCGCTCTTAAGAATACTATTTTATTAGAAAAACGTGAAATTATCCCAAGAGAATACTTACCTAAGGAAGTGTACAAATATCCTTCTATCCCTTCTCAAGCGAAACTGGATGAAATTGGACATTTAAAAGAATTAGATTTAACTCAAACTATTTGTGTGGTTGGTTTTGCAGAACTCGGACCCGCAGGTAGCTCAATGACCAGATGGGAATTGGAAAAATCAGGAACACTTTCTTTAGAAGCAGCACTCGAACTTGCTTGGATGATGGGTTTTATCAAATACCAAGCTGCAGATAAAGGCAGAAGTTGGACTGATTCTGAAACCGGCGAAGCTGTTGCAGAATGGGAAATCAAATCCAAATACGAAGAAAGAATATTAGCAAATGCGGGAATCAGGATCATCGATAAGGAATCGGCTGGCTTCGACCCATCTACGTTATTCTCCTTTGTAGATGTGGTCTTGGAAGAGGACTTCTTCATTCCTGTTTCTAACTCAAAAGAAGCGGAAGAATTTAAGAACGCAGAGCCGGAAGCTACAGAGATCTATCATGATTCCGAAAAAGACAAATGGTTCGTAAGAAGAAAGAAAGGAAGCACCATCAAGGCCAGAAAGGCATCTGACTTTAACAGAAAGGTTGCAGGTCTGATTCCGAAAGGTTGGGATCCGGCGAAATACGGATTAACAAAAGATATAACGGCTCAAGTAGATCCTATCACAGTTTATAATCTATATTGTACATGCGAAGCATTCTTACGTTCTGGAATGGAACCAATGGAATTGTATAGATTCCTGCATCCAGGACTTGTAGGCTCTACAGTGGGTTCAGGCATGGGAGGAATGGGCAAACTTAAAAGAATGTTCCATGACTTCTTACTTGGAAAGGAAAGGCAGCATGATGCATTGCAAGAGTCATTGATCAACGTTACGACAGCATGGGCGCTCACATCTTATGTAGGAGGATATGGGCCCGTTCAAACTCCGGTCGCAGCCTGCGCCACAGCAGGAATATCTTTGGAGATGGCGGCGAGCTTAATCAAAGAAGGAAAAGCAGGCTTTATGTTAGCCGGAGCCTTCGACGATTTTGCTATGGAAAGTTTGGTTGGATTCGGAGACATGCAAGCTACTGCAAGCAGCGTAGAAATGTTGGAACAAGGAATCGATCCGAAAGGAATGTGCCGTCCGAATGATATCCGAAGAGGTGGATTCGTAGAGGCACAAGGTGGAGGAGTTGTTCTACTCGCAAGGGCCGACTTGGCTCTTGAAGCGGGACTTCCTGTTTATGGAATTTTAGCGTATGCTGGTTCTAAAACAGATGGAATCCAAGCTTCTATTCCTGCGCCTGGGCTCGGACTTTTATCCTTAGGTGCAGAATCCGAAAAAGAGAAATCTCCTTTAAGAAAGGTATTATCCACTTTCGGATTAACAGCTGACGATATTGGCGTCGCTTACAAGCACGATACTTCTACAAAAGCAAACGATAAGAATGAAAACAAACTTTTGTATAATTTATTATCTAAGTTAGGGCGGACCCCAGGAAATCTATTGCCTGTAGTTTCTCAAAAATCTCTTACGGGACATTCCAAAGGTGGAGCTGCTGCTTGGCAGACCATCGGAATCTTACAAACTTTGGAAGAAGGTATTATAACCGGAAACCGAAACCTGGAAGAAGTGGATCCAGACATGAACGATTATGAGTTCATAACTTTTACAGATGAAAGTATTCCATTCGGTAAACATAATATTAAGGCGGGAATGTTAACTACCTTAGGTTTCGGACATGTGGGAGCGCTTTGTCTTTTCGTTCATTCCGATTATTTCTTAGCTGCTCTAACCCCAGTGCAAAGAGAAACTTATCTGAAATTAAGAAGAAAAAGGGAAATTACTAATCGAAACAGATACCATGAAGTCAGGATGGGCATAGGAAAACCTTTGTATGAAAGACATACTAAGTCCTATTTCCAAGAAGAAGAAATTAGCATTCTCTTAAACGCAAACTACAGATCTAAACAAGAAGAGAAAAAATGA